From Desulfatibacillum aliphaticivorans DSM 15576, the proteins below share one genomic window:
- a CDS encoding glycerophosphodiester phosphodiesterase family protein encodes MDSQHTYQSLIIAHRGVPEAARENTLASFDEAWNQNADGIETDVHLTRDGLIVCHHDPVISRTLFGDLEIAKASYKKAKRAFGKGIRQGEHLPLLSEVLETLPEGKRLFIEIKCGPEIVPVLKQILEESPAPPENIAVICFNPEVIRDWKEAVPEVKGFWLSSYLKETYLPYQANTPSGLLKKARTANADGISIEQQESLDKTLVQYLNNQGLEVHVWTVDTPQQASWYRGMGLHSITTNHPEKVREYFSRNS; translated from the coding sequence TTGGATTCGCAACATACCTATCAGTCCCTGATCATCGCCCACCGCGGGGTTCCTGAAGCGGCCAGGGAAAACACTCTGGCGTCCTTTGATGAAGCGTGGAACCAGAATGCGGACGGAATAGAAACCGACGTGCACCTTACCCGCGACGGCCTGATCGTGTGCCACCACGACCCGGTTATATCCCGCACGCTTTTCGGCGATCTTGAAATTGCCAAGGCATCCTATAAAAAGGCCAAACGCGCCTTTGGCAAGGGAATCCGGCAAGGGGAGCACCTGCCGTTGCTCTCCGAAGTTTTGGAGACTCTGCCCGAAGGAAAGCGTTTGTTCATAGAAATCAAATGCGGCCCTGAAATCGTTCCGGTTTTAAAACAGATTCTGGAAGAGTCTCCGGCGCCCCCGGAAAACATCGCCGTCATCTGCTTTAACCCGGAAGTCATCCGCGATTGGAAGGAAGCCGTCCCGGAGGTGAAGGGCTTTTGGCTTTCCAGCTATTTAAAGGAAACCTACCTGCCCTATCAGGCCAACACGCCCTCCGGCCTCTTGAAAAAAGCTCGGACCGCTAACGCGGACGGCATCAGCATCGAACAGCAGGAGTCCCTGGACAAAACCCTGGTGCAGTATTTGAACAACCAGGGCCTGGAGGTTCACGTGTGGACTGTGGACACGCCCCAGCAGGCGTCGTGGTACCGGGGCATGGGCCTGCATTCCATCACGACCAACCATCCGGAAAAGGTCCGGGAGTACTTCAGCCGCAATTCATAG